The DNA region CCGCCTGCGCGTTGCATTACCGGAACCTATCGGTCGGGCCGTAGCCGCGCCTACCGGAAATCAGTGAACTATTGCCGCCGACGGATGCGCGGACGTCGTCGCCGACCAGAGGAGGATGACCCATGATCCGTCCGTACGTAGCGGCGGACCTCGAGTCACTGCTCGACGTCTGGTACCAGGCGTCACTCATCGCGCACGCGTTCCTGCCTGAGGAGTTCCTCGCCGCCGAACGGGAGGACATCGCGGACGTCTGGATGCCGGTCGCCGAGACGATCGTGTACGAGGACGACGGACAGGTCGTCGGCTTCCTCTCGCTCGTGGGCAACGAGGTCGGAGCTATCTTCGTGCACCCCGAGCATCAGGGCAGGGGCGTCGGTCGGGCGCTGATGGTCCGGGCGCGCGCAGCGCGCCCGGACCTGGAACTCGACGTGTTCGAGGCCAACGCCATCGGCCGACGCTTCTATGACGCCTACGGGTTCACATTCGTCCGCCGCCACGTCCACGATGAGACGGGACGCATGCAACTGCGGCTGAGACTCGGCGGCGAGCGCCCGCCGGGGGCGGCTCCGGTCAGCGAAGACGGTTGACGCTCGACGTGCACCACGCACCGAGGGCGCCTCGTTCCCACAGACCGGCATGCCGAGCTCGCCGCTGGCCACGACGTCGCTCGGGGTCGCGCCCTCTACCGCCGCTTCGTCCTCGGCTTCTTCGGCTTCTTCGGCGGGAACGCGGCGACGTGCTCCAGCGCACGACGCACCCACGGAGCCGCCTGCGCGGGATCGGAGACCGCGGCCAGCGGCAGTGCCACGTAGCCGCCCATCGGCCGCTCCACCGGCCCGAACGGTCCGGCGCCGTCGACCGACAGCAACTCCTCGCGGGCGTCATCCGGCAGCTTGACACCGACGTCCGCCCCGAACAGACCCATGAACATGTTGCCATTCACGAATGCGCCGAGGTTGCCGAACATCGGCTTCGTCTCCACCCGCGGATCGTCGGGCACCAGCGCACGGAACCGGGCCTTGTCGGCCTCGGTCGGCTTCGGCACCTGCATCACACGACCTCCTCGTCGCTGCGGCCCGGACAGTGGACGTCATCGCCGCGAAGCCGGCTCCCTGCGCTGTCCACGGTCCCACGAGGGCTCGTCGGACAGCGCGTCATCGCGATCGTCACCTTGCGCCACCGTGCCCGATCGAGACGGAGCAGCGCGTGATGGCGCCGATGAAGCGCTTCGGTCGTCCGCTGCTCATCCAGAACGTCGCGCCCGGCTGACGCGTGGAACGGTCCTGACAGGCAGTGGACGGACGGCCAGGATGCCGGCGTCGTGCGTCATGTGGACCGCTCCAAGTCGCGTGCACCGTCGGGTCCGTGCGAGTCGTCGCTCGTCGAGGCTCCGACCGGTCCGGTCGCATCCCGTCGGCGGCGACGCGGGTGCGTCAGCGAGTACAGAGTCGTCCTGACCATCGAGTTGGCGCGCAGGTTGCGCCAGTAGCGCCACTGCCTGCTGTGGTCCACGCAGATGCGGGTCATGGTCGGACGCGCTCCACCCGCGCCGACCCTGGCGGCCAGGTTGCGCAGCACCGTCCGCCACTGCCAGTCCTCGCCCCGGTGACCGCCGAGCGGCATGAGCAACTCATAGAAGGGATCGCTCGTCCGGATGAGTACGTCGATCGTCGCCGTTGGCGCATCACCCGCGCCGTCGCGGTCGACACTGAAGGTGATCCAGCCTGCGAAGCTGTGTCGTTCGGGTGTCATGAACGTGAAGCTGCGGTCGTCCTCGTACAGGACCACCACGCCGGTCGACCACAGCACGAGGGGTCCGATCCCGATGTTGATCAGCATCGAGTCGCCGACGGTCACGACCTCCTCGCCGCCGTAGATGTGCGCGGTGCGTGGCCAGAACGTGGCGAACTCCGCCTTCCAGATCGCGACGACCTGCTCCGGTGTGAGCGCCGCACCGTCGAGCGGCACCTGGTAGGTCTTGCGCCACAACTTTCCGAAGCCCTGGATCGGTGACGTGAGGTCGAGGTCCGCGACGTTGCGGACAAGTGCTCCCTCGGGGCGCCCGGAGAAAGAGATCCTCGATGAAGGCGACCACCGCCCCGCCTTCGGGCGACCCGCTCTGTCGGTGGGCGGCGTCGTGCTCATCGCCGCGACCCCGTCGCGGCGAGCGCGGCGGTCTCGTCGTCGTACAGCTCGATCGCCTCGTCCAGTCTCGTCAGCGCGAATATCTGGCGATAGTGCCTGTCCAAGCCGAAGGCGACGAGCCGCTGCCGTTGGCGGTTGGCGCGCACGAGCAGGGTGACCAGCAGTCCGATGCCACCGCTGTTCATGTAGTCCAGGCCCGTGAAGTCCAGCCCGACGGTGTCGATGTCCCCGTCGCTGGCACGCTCGAACGCGGCGGTCATCGCTGCCTCGGACCGTGACGTCACCTCAGGCGGCATCGCGATCACCAGTAGGCCGCGCGTCGGACGGCGGGTGTCCACCGGCGTCGGTGATGATGGGACGGTCGTGTCGGTCATGGTGCGCCTCCTGCCTGCGCATCGCCTGATGCATTCGGATCCGGTTGTCGTTCTGCGTCCGCGCCGGCGGACGAACCGCCCAGCCCGTGTAGTGCCTGCTGCTCGTCGTCGAACACTTCGATGTAGTCGGCCAGGCGTGTCACGGCGAAGACCTCGCGGTAGTGGGGGGTGAGGCCGCATGCGGCCATGCGTCGGCCCTTCCGCCGTGCTCGCGCGAGCAGGCTCACCAGCACCGCGATGCCGGTGGAGTTGATGTACTCGACCTCGGCGAAATCGAGCAGCAGGGCGTCGGGGCCCATGGCGACCGCGATGTCATACGCCTCGGTCAGGTCATGGGTCGCCTGTCCGGTCACGTCGCCTGACAGCGTCAGCACCGCCACCGACCACAGGTGACGCACACTGACGTCAACGGTCTTGAGCATTGCGTCCTCCTCGACGTGTGGTGGCCACAGTCAGCTCGACCGTGTGCTGGTGATTGCCGTCGATGACATGTACGTCGTCGACCATGTTCCGGATGAGGAACAACCCCCAGCCACGCGCGTGCTGGAGGCCCGCCAGCTTGGCGTCGAGGTCCGGCTCCTCGAGCGCGACGCCGTCGGTGCCCTGGCCGTGGTCGGTGACGCGCACGATGACGCTGTCGTCGTCGGCGCACACCTCGACGCGCACGGACAGGTGCGGATCGTTGCCGTTGCCGTGCTCGATCGCGTTCATCGTCGCCTCGCCAACAGCCGTGGCGAGACGCTCGAGCACGATCCCGTCGAGATCGCGCCCACGCAGTGCATCAGTGACTCCAGCGATGGCCCGGCGCTCGTTGCCGGGCGCGCTCGGGAGCGTGAAGTCCGCCAAGCGGATCGGCGCGCGCGCCTCGGGGACGGCTCTCCCGGACCGGGCGACCGTGACGAGCGTGATGTCGTCCTCCTGCTCGGCGCCGTCGGGAACGAACACGGCGAGCGCCTGGAGCACCGTGTCGATGAGTCGGCTGGGGTCGGCGTCGGACCCGACCAGCTCCGCCAGACGATCGAAGCCGAACATCGACCGGCCCGGGCCGTGTGCCTCGGCCACGCCGTCGCTGTGGAGCAGGACCTGGTCGCCTGGTGCGAGCACGGTCTCGGCCTCGTCGTACCGCATGTCGGGCAGCAGGCCCAGTGGCATGCCGCGGGCCCTGAGCTCGCGCACGGTGCCGTCGGTCGCACGCACGTACGGGACGGGGTGCCCGGCGTTGGCGAATCGAAGCACACCGGTCGCCGGATCCAACACGGCGTACATGCAGGTGACGAACATGTTGGCGGGCATCTCGGAGACCAGGAGCTCGTTGGCGCGCGCGAGCACGTCTCCGGGTGCGGGCAGCCTTGGTGCGTCACCGCGCAGGATCGAGTGCGTCTTGGCCATGATCAGGGCCGCGGGGACACCCTTGTCGGTGACGTCGCCGACGACGATGCCGAGCCGTCCGTCGGGGAGTTCGATGAAGTCGTAGAAGTCGCCGCCGACCTCACGCGCCGGGCGGTAGAACGCCTCGACGTGCCAGCCGTCGAGTCGGGGAAGCTCGCGGGGCAGGAACTGCTGCTGGATGAGTGTGGCGACCCGCAGCTCCTGCTCGATCCGCGACCGCTCCCGCACCTGGTCGTCATGCTGGCGCACCAGTTGGGCGATGCGCACCGCGGGTGCGGCGTGGCCAGCCAGCTCCTCCAGCAGCCGGCGGTCCTCCGACGAGTAGCTCTGCTCGGAGCGCCGTGGCCCGAGGTTGAGCAGACCGAGCAGCTCACCCTGCGTGACCAGTGGGACGACCAGCACCACACCTGCGTCGCGCAGCGCGCGGACGGCTGGGGTGTCGAGCTGGAGCTGCTGCAGGTCGACCGGCCCGCCCGCACGTGCCATGTAGGCCAGCAACGGATCATCGTCTGCGATGTCGACCGCGTTGGCCGGCGCGGGCTCGTCGAGGACCGTCGCGGGCTCGGTCACGCTCGCCGACCGGGCATCATCGGCCCGGACGCGTCGCCCCCACCAGCGAAGTCTCATCGCCGCACTCATGCTCGCTCGGTCCCTCCTCGGCCTCGCCCGGCAGGGGCGACGACGTGGGACGAGCATGCGGCCACATCGCAACGAGAACGTGACGGGCCGCGACAGTGCGCCGATTCCTGTGCGAACGGCGACGCTGCGACCGTCGCGGCCGCGGCGCCGTAACGACTCCGGAACGCCCGCCGACCATCATCGGCTCCATGACCTCCACCACGAGCGCTGCCGCCCCAGACCCCGTCGATCGCACGCTGTCGCGCCTGTCCTGGGTGGCGCTCGCCGTGATCGTGGCGGTCACATTCTCCGCCGGCTCCGTGAGCCTGTGGCTGGCAGGCGGCGTGGATCCGTTCATGTTCGTCATGCTCGTGTTCCCGGCCGTGGGGGGTCTGGTGGCGGCACGTCGACCGCGCAACACCATCGGTTGGATCCTGCTGCTGATCGGGGGCGTGCTCGCGGTGGGCGCGCTGCTCGACGTGTACAGCCTCGTCAGCGTGACGACGGGTGCGGACCTGCCGTGGGCCGACGTGGCGGCGAGCCTCGCGCAGCACCTGTGGATCCCGGGCATCGGGCTGATCGGTACGTTCCTTCTGCTGCTGTTCCCCGACGGTCACCCGCCGTCGCCGCGTTGGCGGCCGGTCGCGTGGGGCGCGGCCACCGGGCTCACGTTGAGCTACGTGGGCCTCACGGTGTCGCCG from Euzebyales bacterium includes:
- a CDS encoding STAS domain-containing protein, producing the protein MTDTTVPSSPTPVDTRRPTRGLLVIAMPPEVTSRSEAAMTAAFERASDGDIDTVGLDFTGLDYMNSGGIGLLVTLLVRANRQRQRLVAFGLDRHYRQIFALTRLDEAIELYDDETAALAATGSRR
- a CDS encoding TfoX/Sxy family protein translates to MQVPKPTEADKARFRALVPDDPRVETKPMFGNLGAFVNGNMFMGLFGADVGVKLPDDAREELLSVDGAGPFGPVERPMGGYVALPLAAVSDPAQAAPWVRRALEHVAAFPPKKPKKPRTKRR
- a CDS encoding STAS domain-containing protein; protein product: MLKTVDVSVRHLWSVAVLTLSGDVTGQATHDLTEAYDIAVAMGPDALLLDFAEVEYINSTGIAVLVSLLARARRKGRRMAACGLTPHYREVFAVTRLADYIEVFDDEQQALHGLGGSSAGADAERQPDPNASGDAQAGGAP
- a CDS encoding SpoIIE family protein phosphatase translates to MSAAMRLRWWGRRVRADDARSASVTEPATVLDEPAPANAVDIADDDPLLAYMARAGGPVDLQQLQLDTPAVRALRDAGVVLVVPLVTQGELLGLLNLGPRRSEQSYSSEDRRLLEELAGHAAPAVRIAQLVRQHDDQVRERSRIEQELRVATLIQQQFLPRELPRLDGWHVEAFYRPAREVGGDFYDFIELPDGRLGIVVGDVTDKGVPAALIMAKTHSILRGDAPRLPAPGDVLARANELLVSEMPANMFVTCMYAVLDPATGVLRFANAGHPVPYVRATDGTVRELRARGMPLGLLPDMRYDEAETVLAPGDQVLLHSDGVAEAHGPGRSMFGFDRLAELVGSDADPSRLIDTVLQALAVFVPDGAEQEDDITLVTVARSGRAVPEARAPIRLADFTLPSAPGNERRAIAGVTDALRGRDLDGIVLERLATAVGEATMNAIEHGNGNDPHLSVRVEVCADDDSVIVRVTDHGQGTDGVALEEPDLDAKLAGLQHARGWGLFLIRNMVDDVHVIDGNHQHTVELTVATTRRGGRNAQDR
- a CDS encoding GNAT family N-acetyltransferase, whose product is MIRPYVAADLESLLDVWYQASLIAHAFLPEEFLAAEREDIADVWMPVAETIVYEDDGQVVGFLSLVGNEVGAIFVHPEHQGRGVGRALMVRARAARPDLELDVFEANAIGRRFYDAYGFTFVRRHVHDETGRMQLRLRLGGERPPGAAPVSEDG